A genome region from Piliocolobus tephrosceles isolate RC106 chromosome 8, ASM277652v3, whole genome shotgun sequence includes the following:
- the FLNC gene encoding filamin-C isoform X3 — MPSTEKDLAEDAPWKKIQQNTFTRWCNEHLKCVGKRLTDLQRDLSDGLRLIALLEVLSQKRMYRKFHPRPNFRQMKLENVSVALEFLEREHIKLVSIDSKAIVDGNLKLILGLIWTLILHYSISMPMWEDEDDEDARKQTPKQRLLGWIQNKVPQLPITNFNRDWQDGKALGALVDNCAPGLCPDWEAWDPNQPVENAREAMQQADDWLGVPQVIAPEEIVDPNVDEHSVMTYLSQFPKAKLKPGAPVRSKQLNPKKAIAYGPGIEPQGNTVLQPAHFAVQTVDAGVGEVLVYIEDPEGHTEEAKVVPNNDKDRTYAVSYVPKVAGLHKVTVLFAGQNIERSPFEVNVGMALGDANKVSARGPGLEPVGNVANKPTYFDIYTAGAGTGDVAVVIVDPQGRRDTVEVALEDKGDSTFRCTYRPVMEGPHTVHVAFAGAPITRSPFPVHVSEACNPNACRASGRGLQPKGVRVKEVADFKVFTKGAGSGELKVTVKGPKGTEEPVKVREAGDGVFECEYYPVVPGKYVVTITWGGYAIPRSPFEVQVSPEAGVQKVRAWGPGLETGQVGKSADFVVEAIGTEVGTLGFSIEGPSQAKIECDDKGDGSCDVRYWPTEPGEYAVHVICDDEDIRDSPFIAHILPAPPDCFPDKVKAFGPGLEPTGCIVDKPAEFTIDARAAGKGDLKLYAQDADGCPIDIKVIPNGDGTFRCSYVPTKPIKHTIIISWGGVNVPKSPFRVNVGEGSHPERVKVYGPGVEKTGLKANEPTYFTVDCSEAGQGDVSIGIKCAPGVVGPAEADIDFDIIKNDNDTFTVKYTPPGAGRYTIMVLFANQEIPASPFHIKVDPSHDASKVKAEGPGLNRTGVEVGKPTHFTVLTKGAGKAKLDVQFAGTAKGEAVRDFEIIDNHDYSYTVKYTAVQQGNMAVTVTYGGDPVPKSPFVVNVAPPLDLSKIKVQGLNSKVAVGQEQAFSVNTRGAGGQGQLDVRMTSPSRRPIPCKLEPGGGAEAQAVRYMPPEEGPYKVDITYDGHPVPGSPFAVEGVLPPDPSKVCAYGPGLKGGLVGTPAPFSIDTKGAGTGGLGLTVEGPCEAKIECQDNGDGSCAVSYLPTEPGEYTINILFAEAHIPGSPFKATIRPVFDPSKVRASGPGLERGKAGEAATFTVDCSEAGEAELTIEILSDAGVKAEVLIHNNADGTYHITYSPAFPGTYTITIKYGGHPVPKFPTRVHVQPAVDTSGVKVSGPGVEPHGVLREVTTEFTVDARSLTATGGNHVTARVLNPSGAKTDTYVTDNGDGTYRVQYTAYEEGVHLVEVLYDEVAVPKSPFRVGVTEGCDPTRVRAFGPGLEGGLVNKANRFTVETRGAGTGGLGLAIEGPSEAKMSCKDNKDGSCTVEYIPFTPGDYDVNITFGGRPIPGSPFRVPVKDVVDPGKVKCSGPGLGAGVRARVPQTFTVDCSQAGRAPLQVAVLGPTGVAEPVEVRDNGDGTHTVHYTPATDGPYTVAVKYADQEVPRSPFKIKVLPAHDASKVRASGPGLNASGIPASLPVEFTIDARDAGEGLLTVQILDPEGKPKKANIRDNGDGTYTVSYLPDMSGRYTITIKYGGDEIPYSPFRIHALPTGDASKCLVTGACLGPRIQIGQETVITVDAKAAGEGKVTCTVSTPDGAELDVDVVENHDGTFDIYYTAPEPGKYVITIRFGGEHIPNSPFHVLVSSAATLSVEEPTATEEPVVPVEPMESMLRPFNLVIPFAVQKGELTGEVRMPSGKTARPNITDNKDGTITVRYAPTEKGLHQMGIKYDGNHIPGSPLQFYVDAINSRHVSAYGPGLSHGMVNKPATFTIVTKDAGEGGLSLAVEGPSKAEITCKDNKDGTCTVSYLPTAPGDYSIIVRFDDKHIPGSPFTAKITGDDSMRTSQLNVGTSTDVSLKITESDLSQLTASIRAPSGNEEPCLLKRLPNRHIGISFTPKEVGEHVVSVRKSGKHVTNSPFKILVGPSEIGDASKVRVWGKGLSEGHTFQVAEFIVDTRNAGYGGLGLSIEGPSKVDINCEDMEDGTCKVTYCPTEPGTYIINIKFADKHVPGSPFTVKVTGEGRMKESITRRRQAPSIATIGSTCDLNLKIPGEASSQDMTAQVTSPSGKMEAAEIVEGEDSAYSVRFVPQEMGPHTVAVKYRGQHVPGSPFQFTVGPLGEGGAHKVRAGGTGLERGVAGVPAEFSIWTREAGAGGLSIAVEGPSKAEIAFEDRKDGSCGVSYVVQEPGDYEVSIKFNDEHIPDSPFVVPVASLSDDARRLTVTSLQETGLKVNQPASFAVQLNGARGVIDARVHTPSGAVEECYVSELDSDKHTIRFIPHENGVHSIDVKFNGAHIPGSPFKIRVGEQSQAGDPGLVSAYGPGLEGGTTGVSSEFIVNTLNAGSGALSVTIDGPSKVQLDCRECPEGHVVTYTPMAPGNYLIAIKYGGPQHIVGSPFKAKVTGPRLSGGHSLHETSTVLVETVTKSSSSRGSSYSSIPKFSSDASKVVTRGPGLSQAFVGQKNSFTVDCSKAGTNMMMVGVHGPKTPCEEVYVKHMGNRVYNVTYTVKEKGDYILIVKWGDESVPGSPFKVKVP; from the exons ATGCCGTCCACGGAGAAGGACCTGGCGGAGGACGCGCCGTGGAAGAAGATCCAGCAGAACACATTCACGCGCTGGTGCAATGAGCACCTCAAGTGCGTGGGCAAGCGCCTGACCGACCTGCAGCGCGACCTCAGCGACGGGCTCCGGCTCATCGCGCTGCTCGAGGTGCTCAGCCAGAAGCGCATGTACCGCAAGTTCCACCCGCGCCCCAACTTTCGCCAAATGAAGCTGGAGAACGTGTCCGTGGCCCTCGAGTTCCTGGAGCGCGAGCACATCAAGCTTGTGTCCATAG ACAGCAAGGCCATCGTGGATGGGAACCTGAAGCTGATCCTTGGCCTGATCTGGACGCTGATCCTGCACTACTCCATCTCCATGCCCATGTGGGAGGATGAAGATGATGAGGACGCCCGCAAACAGACACCCAAGCAGCGACTGCTCGGCTGGATCCAGAACAAGGTGCCCCAGCTGCCCATCACCAACTTCAACCGTGACTGGCAGGATGGCAAAGCTCTGGGCGCCCTGGTGGACAACTGTGCCCCTG GTCTCTGCCCCGACTGGGAGGCCTGGGATCCCAACCAGCCCGTGGAGAACGCCCGAGAGGCCATGCAGCAGGCCGACGACTGGCTTGGGGTGCCCCAG GTCATTGCCCCTGAGGAGATCGTGGACCCCAACGTGGATGAGCATTCTGTTATGACATATCTGTCCCAGTTCCCCAAGGCCAAGCTCAAACCAGGCGCCCCTGTTCGATCCAAGCAGCTGAACCCCAAGAAAGCCATCGCCTATGGGCCTG GCATCGAGCCACAGGGCAACACCGTGCTGCAGCCTGCCCACTTCGCCGTGCAGACGGTGGACGCAGGCGTGGGCGAGGTGCTGGTCTACATCGAAGACCCCGAAGGCCACACCGAGGAG GCCAAGGTGGTTCCCAACAATGACAAAGACCGCACCTACGCTGTCTCCTATGTGCCCAAGGTCGCTGGGTTACACAAG GTGACCGTGCTCTTTGCTGGCCAGAACATTGAACGCAGTCCCTTTGAGGTGAACGTGGGCATGGCCCTGGGAGATGCCAACAAGGTGTCAGCCCGTGGTCCTGGCCTGGAACCTGTGGGCAATGTGGCCAACAAACCCACCTACTTTGACATCTACACTGCGG GGGCCGGCACTGGCGACGTTGCTGTGGTGATCGTGGACCCACAGGGCCGGCGGGACACAGTGGAGGTCGCCCTGGAGGACAAGGGTGACAGCACGTTCCGCTGCACATACAGACCTGTCATGGAGGGACCACACACCGTACACGTGGCCTTTGCGGGTGCCCCCATCACCCGCAGTCCCTTCCCTGTCCACGTGTCAGAAG cCTGTAACCCCAATGCCTGCCGCGCCTCTGGGCGAGGCCTGCAGCCCAAGGGTGTTCGTGTGAAAGAGGTGGCTGACTTCAAGGTGTTTACCAAGGGTGCCGGCAGCGGGGAGCTCAAGGTCACAGTCAAGGGGCCAA AGGGCACAGAGGAGCCGGTGAAGGTGCGGGAGGCTGGGGACGGTGTGTTCGAGTGCGAATACTACCCGGTGGTGCCTGGGAAATACGTGGTGACCATCACGTGGGGCGGCTACGCCATCCCTCGCAG CCCCTTTGAGGTACAGGTGAGCCCAGAGGCAGGAGTGCAAAAGGTCCGGGCCTGGGGTCCTGGTTTGGAGACTGGCCAGGTGGGCAAGTCAGCTGACTTTGTGGTGGAAGCCATTGGCACCGAGGTGGGGACACTGG GCTTCTCCATTGAGGGGCCCTCACAAGCCAAGATCGAATGTGATGACAAGGGGGATGGCTCCTGCGATGTGCGGTACTGGCCCACGGAGCCTGGGGAGTATGCTGTGCACGTCATCTGCGACGACGAGGACATCCGAGACTCACCCTTCATTGCCCACATCTTGCCCGCCCCACCTGACTGCTTCCCGGACAAG GTGAAGGCCTTTGGGCCTGGCCTGGAGCCTACAGGCTGCATTGTGGACAAGCCCGCTGAGTTCACCATTGATGCCCGTGCAGCTGGCAAGGGAGACCTGAAGCTCTATGCCCAG GACGCGGACGGCTGTCCCATCGACATCAAGGTGATCCCCAACGGCGATGGCACCTTCCGCTGCTCCTACGTGCCCACCAAGCCCATTAAGCACACGATCATCATCTCCTGGGGAGGCGTAAACGTGCCCAAGAGCCCCTTCCGG GTGAACGTGGGCGAGGGCAGCCACCCCGAGCGGGTGAAGGTGTACGGCCCCGGTGTGGAGAAGACCGGCCTCAAGGCCAACGAGCCCACCTACTTCACCGTGGACTGCAGCGAGGCGGGGCAAG GCGATGTGAGCATTGGCATCAAGTGCGCCCCCGGCGTGGTGGGCCCTGCAGAGGCTGACATCGACTTCGACATCATCAAGAATGACAACGACACCTTCACTGTCAAGTATACGCCACCGGGGGCAGGCCGCTACACCATCATGGTGCTGTTTGCCAACCAG GAGATCCCCGCCAGCCCCTTCCACATCAAGGTGGACCCATCCCACGATGCCAGCAAAGTCAAGGCCGAGGGCCCTGGGCTGAATCGCACAG GTGTGGAAGTTGGGAAGCCCACCCACTTCACGGTGCTGACCAAGGGAGCCGGCAAGGCCAAGTTGGACGTGCAGTTTGCAGGCACAGCCAAGGGCGAAGCTGTGCGGGACTTTGAGATCATAGACAACCATGACTATTCCTACACTGTCAAGTACACCGCTGTCCAGCAG GGCAACATGGCAGTGACAGTGACCTACGGCGGAGACCCTGTCCCCAAGAGCCCCTTTGTGGTGAATGTGGCACCCCCGCTGGACCTCAGCAAAATCAAAGTTCAGGGCCTCAATAGCA AGGTGGCTGTGGGACAGGAACAAGCATTCTCTGTGAACACGCGAGGGGCTGGCGGTCAAGGCCAACTGGATGTGCGGATGACTTCGCCCTCTCGCCGGCCCATCCCCTGCAAGCTGGAGCCAGGCGGTGGAGCAGAAGCCCAGGCTGTGCGCTACATGCCCCCGGAGGAGGGGCCCTACAAGGTGGACATCACCTACGATGGTCACCCAGTGCCTGGCAGCCCCTTTGCTGTGGAGGGTGTTCTGCCCCCTGATCCCTCCAAG GTCTGTGCCTATGGCCCCGGTCTCAAGGGTGGACTGGTAGGCACCCCGGCACCATTCTCCATCGACACCAAGGGGGCTGGCACAGGTGGCCTGGGGCTGACTGTGGAGGGCCCCTGCGAGGCCAAGATCGAATGCCAGGACAATGGTGATGGCTCATGTGCTGTCAGCTACCTGCCCACGGAGCCTGGCGAGTACACCATCAACATCCTGTTTGCCGAAGCCCACATCCCTGGCTCACCCTTCAAAGCTACCATCCGGCCCGTGTTTGACCCAAGCAAGGTGCGGGCCAGTGGGCCGGGCCTGGAGCGCGGCAAGGCCGGTGAGGCAGCCACCTTCACTGTGGACTGCTCAGAGGCAGGCGAGGCAGAGCTGACCATTGAGATCCTGTCAGATGCCGGGGTCAAGGCCGAGGTGCTGATTCACAATAACGCGGACGGCACCTACCACATCACCTACAGCCCCGCCTTCCCCGGCACCTACACCATTACCATCAAGTATGGCGGGCATCCGGTGCCCAAATTCCCCACCCGCGTCCATGTGCAGCCTGCGGTCGATACCAGTGGCGTCAAGGTCTCAGGGCCTGGTGTTGAGCCACACG GTGTCCTGCGGGAGGTGACCACTGAGTTCACTGTGGATGCAAGATCCTTAACAGCCACAGGCGGCAACCACGTGACAGCTCGAGTGCTCAACCCCTCGGGGGCCAAGACAGACACTTATGTGACAGACAATGGGGACGGCACCTACCGAGTACAGTACACCGCCTACGAGGAGG GCGTGCATTTGGTGGAGGTCCTGTATGATGAGGTCGCTGTGCCCAAGAGCCCCTTCCGAGTGGGCGTCACCGAGGGCTGTGATCCCACCCGCGTCCGGGCCTTCGGGCCAGGCCTGGAGGGTGGCTTGGTTAACAAGGCCAACCGCTTCACTGTGGAGACCAG GGGAGCCGGCACCGGGGGCCTTGGCCTAGCCATCGAGGGTCCCTCAGAAGCCAAGATGTCCTGCAAGGACAACAAGGATGGTAGCTGCACCGTGGAGTACATCCCCTTCACCCCTGGAGACTATGACGTCAACATCACCTTCGGGGGGCGGCCCATCCCAG GGAGCCCATTCCGGGTGCCGGTGAAGGATGTGGTGGACCCTGGGAAGGTGAAGTGCTCGGGACCAGGGCTGGGGGCTGGTGTCAGGGCCCGGGTCCCCCAGACCTTCACAGTGGACTGCAGTCAAGCTGGCCGGGCGCCCCTGCAGGTGGCTGTGCTGGGCCCCACAG GTGTGGCCGAGCCTGTGGAGGTGCGGGATAATGGAGATGGCACCCACACTGTCCACTACACCCCAGCCACTGACGGGCCCTACACGGTAGCTGTCAAGTATGCAGACCAGGAGGTGCCACGCAG CCCCTTCAAGATCAAGGTCCTTCCAGCTCATGATGCCAGCAAAGTGCGGGCCAGCGGCCCAGGCCTCAATGCCTCTGGGATCCCTGCCAGTCTGCCTGTGGAGTTCACCATCGATGCACGGGACGCGGGCGAGGGGTTGCTCACGGTCCAGATCCTG GACCCCGAGGGTAAGCCCAAGAAGGCCAACATCCGGGACAATGGGGATGGCACATACACTGTGTCCTACCTGCCAGACATGAGCGGCCGGTACACCATCACCATCAAGTATGGCGGCGACGAGATCCCCTACTCACCCTTCCGCATCCATGCTCTGCCCACCGGGGACGCCAGCAAGTGCCTCGTCACAG GTGCCTGCCTGGGCCCCCGAATCCAGATTGGGCAGGAGACGGTGATCACGGTGGATGCCAAGGCAGCCGGCGAGGGGAAGGTGACATGCACGGTGTCCACACCGGATGGGGCAGAGCTCGATGTGGACGTGGTTGAGAACCACGATGGTACCTTTGACATCTACTACACAGCGCCCGAGCCGGGCAAGTACGTCATCACCATCCGCTTCGGGGGCGAGCACATCCCGAACAGCCCCTTCCACGTGCTGGTAAGTTCTGCAGCCACA CTCTCTGTGGAGGAACCCACT GCCACAGAGGAGCCAGTGGTGCCTGTGGAGCCAATGGAGTCCATGCTAAGGCCCTTCAACCTGGTCATCCCCTTCGCGGTGCAGAAAGGGGAGCTCACAG GAGAGGTGCGGATGCCCTCGGGGAAGACGGCGCGGCCCAACATCACTGACAACAAGGACGGCACCATCACGGTGAGGTACGCACCCACCGAGAAAGGCCTGCACCAGATGGGGATCAAGTATGACGGCAACCACATCCCTG GGAGCCCCTTGCAGTTCTACGTAGATGCCATCAACAGCCGCCATGTCAGTGCCTATGGGCCAGGCCTGAGCCATGGCATGGTCAACAAGCCAGCCACCTTCACCATTGTCACCAAAGATGCTGGAGAAG GGGGTCTGTCGCTGGCCGTGGAGGGCCCATCCAAGGCAGAGATCACCTGTAAGGACAACAAGGATGGCACCTGCACCGTGTCCTACCTGCCGACCGCGCCTGGAGACTACAGCATCATCGTGCGCTTCGATGACAAGCACATCCCGGGGAGCCCCTTCACCGCCAAGATCACAG GCGATGACTCCATGAGGACCTCACAGCTGAACGTGGGTACCTCCACGGATGTGTCGCTGAAGATCACCGAGAGTGATCTGAGCCAGCTAACCGCCAGCATCCGTGCCCCCTCGGGCAACGAGGAGCCCTGCCTGCTGAAGCGCCTGCCCAACCGGCACATCG GGATCTCCTTCACTCCCAAGGAGGTGGGGGAGCATGTGGTGAGCGTGCGCAAGAGTGGCAAGCACGTCACCAACAGCCCCTTCAAGATCCTGGTGGGGCCATCTGAGATCGGGGATGCCAGCAAGGTGCGGGTCTGGGGCAAGGGCCTTTCTGAGGGACACACGTTCCAGGTGGCAGAGTTCATCGTGGACACTCGCAATGCAG GGTATGGGGGCTTGGGGCTGAGTATTGAAGGCCCAAGCAAGGTGGACATCAACTGTGAGGACATGGAGGACGGGACATGCAAAGTCACCTACTGCCCCACCGAGCCCGGCACCTATATCATCAACATCAAGTTTGCTGACAAGCACGTGCCTG GAAGCCCCTTCACTGTGAAGGTGACCGGCGAGGGCCGCATGAAGGAAAGCATCACCCGGCGGAGACAGGCACCGTCCATCGCCACCATTGGCAGCACCTGTGACCTCAACCTCAAGATCCCAG GCGAGGCCAGCTCTCAGGACATGACTGCACAGGTGACCAGCCCATCGGGCAAGATGGAAGCCGCGGAGATCGTCGAGGGCGAGGACAGCGCCTACAGCGTGCGCTTTGTGCCCCAGGAGATGGGGCCCCATACGGTCGCTGTCAAGTACCGTGGCCAGCACGTGCCTGGCAGCCCCTTTCAGTTCACTGTGGGGCCGCTGGGTGAAGGCGGGGCCCACAAGGTGCGGGCCGGAGGCACAGGGCTGGAGCGAGGTGTGGCCGGCGTGCCAG CTGAGTTCAGCATCTGGACCCGGGAGGCCGGTGCTGGGGGCCTGTCCATTGCTGTAGAGGGTCCTAGCAAGGCGGAGATTGCATTTGAGGATCGCAAAGATGGCTCCTGCGGTGTCTCCTATGTTGTCCAGGAACCAG GTGACTATGAGGTCTCCATCAAGTTCAATGATGAGCACATCCCAGACAGCCCCTTCGTGGTGCCCGTGGCCTCCCTCTCGGATGACGCTCGCCGTCTCACCGTCACCAGCCTCCAG GAGACGGGGCTCAAGGTGAACCAGCCAGCGTCCTTTGCGGTGCAGCTGAACGGCGCACGGGGCGTGATTGATGCCCGGGTGCACACACCCTCGGGGGCTGTGGAGGAGTGCTATGTCTCTGAGCTAGACAGTG ACAAGCATACCATCCGCTTCATCCCCCACGAGAATGGCGTCCACTCCATCGATGTCAAGTTCAATGGTGCCCACATCCCTGGAAGTCCCTTCAAGATCCGCGTTGGGGAGCAGAGCCAGGCTGGGGACCCAGGCTTGGTGTCAGCCTATGGTCCTGGACTCGAGGGAGGCACTACCG GTGTGTCATCAGAGTTCATCGTGAACACCCTGAACGCCGGCTCGGGGGCCTTGTCTGTCACCATTGATGGCCCCTCCAAGGTGCAGCTGGACTGTCGGGAGTGTCCTGAGGGCCACGTGGTCACTTACACTCCCATGGCCCCTGGCAACTACCTCATTGCCATCAAGTATGGTGGCCCCCAGCACATCGTGGGCAGCCCCTTCAAGGCCAAGGTCACCG GTCCGAGGCTGTCTGGAGGCCACAGCCTTCACGAAACATCCACCGTTCTGGTGGAGACTGTGACCAAGTCTTCCTCAAGCCGGGGCTCCAGCTACAGCTCCATCCCCAAGTTCTCCTCGGATGCCAGCAAGGTGGTGACTCGGGGCCCTGGGCTGTCCCAGGCCTTCGTGGGCCAGAAGAACTCCTTCACCGTGGACTGCAGCAAAGCAG gCACCAACATGATGATGGTGGGCGTGCACGGCCCCAAGACCCCCTGTGAGGAGGTGTACGTGAAGCACATGGGAAACCGGGTGTACAATGTCACCTACACCGTCAAGGAGAAAGGGGACTACATCCTCATCGTCAAGTGGGGTGACGAAAGTGTCCCTGGAAGCCCCTTCAAAGTCAAGGTCCCTTGA